Below is a window of Flavobacterium sp. CFS9 DNA.
TTACTTCCGGATTGTAACGGAATATGAAAATGCGGTACAAAAGTTCGGCTTTTAGAAACAAAGTCAATCGTTTCATTCTTTAGCAGATTAGGTTCGATAGAAGATATTCTCAAACGCTCAATCCCGTCGACTTTATCCAAAGCCTGAACTAAGTCCAGAAAAGTATGCTCGTGTTTTTTATTCCCAAACTCCCCTTTTCCGTAGTCTCCGATATTAACTCCCGTTAAAACAATTTCTTTGATGTCCTGAGCAGAGATTTCTTTGGCATTTTTCAATACATTTTCCAAAGCATCACTTCTCGAAATCCCTCTAGCTAATGGAATGGTACAATACGTACATTTATAATCACAGCCGTCCTGAACTTTCAAAAAAGCGCGGGTACGGTCTCCAATAGAATAACTTCCAACATAAAAATCGGCCTCAGCAATTTCACAAGAGTGTACTTCACCCATGTCATTCTTGCTCAGGTCATGAATATAATCTGTAATTTTAAACTTTTCTGTAGCTCCCAAAACCAAATCAACTCCATCAACAGCCGCTAATTCCTCTGGTTTCAACTGGGCATAACAGCCTACCGCCGCTACAAAAGCTTTCTCATTCAGTTTCATTGCTTTTTTCACCACCTGCTTAAACTGCTTATCAGCATTCTCTGTAACCGAACAGGTATTGATAACATAGATATCGGCTATTTCCTCAAAATCAACACGATCAAAACCTTCATCGTTAAAATTTCGGGCAATAGTTGAAGTCTCTGAAAAATTCAGTTTGCAACCAAGCGTATAAAAGGCAACTTTTTTTCTATTTTCCATAGGAATAAACTACGTTTTAAGTAGTAAGATATTATATTTACATCTCTTTTGAAGAGTTTGCAAATTTACATACAATATTCTTTAAAATAAAATCAATAATATACTATATATCAATATTTTGCAAGAACCTACTATTTTAATTCGTTTCAAAAAACTGTTAAATCAAACCAAATCATCAGGAAAAAATAATTGATCTGAAAAAAACACAACCCAATTCGATAAGAATAAAACGACAAATTGATCGATTAAACGCAAATAACATCGATTAAATGCGTTTTTTAAGCTATTAAATTAAAATTTTCTTACATTTAACTTTGCTGGAAATAATTTTAGAAGTAATTTCACTTCGTCAAAAAACAGGAGACGAAAACTATAGCATCAAAATCATAAATAGCGCATAACAATTTTGATTTTCCATCGTTATGTTGTTGTTTTGTTATCATAAAAATGGGCAGGCCGAAAACCATAAAGAGTAGGCAAAAATTAAAAATTAAAACTCCATATGAAAGCATTTTTACCCACAATCTGCTTGATGTTCTTAACCCTTTTTAGCGCTCAGGCTCAAACTGCTCCGGCTGCTAATCCATTTCCATCTATCAGCACATTGACAAACTGGGCGAGCTTAAACTCTCAATCTCAATTTGATATTGCAATTCGTGCGGTTGGATTTAAATTTGAAGTAAAAGAACCGGGTGAAGGCTCAACGGCTTACACTTATATTCGTAAAGTAACCGTAAATGAAGTAAACTACACGGATAGAATCGTTTACAGAATTACAAACAACAATTCAGCAAGTATCATTTCGTTAGTAACTGCTTCAACTGATTTAGTAAGCTTGTACACTCCGCAATTGTCTACTTTTAAAAACAACAATTGTAAAACTGAAATGTCTAAAGACAAAAACACAACTTGTACTTGCTACGAAAGCGCTAATTTCGCTATCGATCTTTGCGACGAACGTGTAAAATTGACAATGGGTGACGGAAACAAGTATTTTGTTTCAGTAGCTAAAAAATAATATTTAGTACTTCTTTCTAAAGTATTAAAAACCAAGAACTGTTTTCCAAATCTTTGCAAATCTTAAGCAAATTGAGTTTACAAAGATTTGGGACACATTTCATTTTATCTCTTTACAAGTCTGGATTCTTCAATTCGTACCAAACTTCCAGCTCCCCTTCATATTCAAAAGAATTCACGTAGCGAAAACCTAATTTTTCCAACGCTTTTCTTGAGGCCTCATTTCCTTCATCGGCATAAGCGTAAAGCGCTTTGACTTTCATCTTGTTAAACGCATAATCAACAAATGCTTTTCCGGCTTCCGTAGCATAGCCTTTCCCCCAGTGTTTTTCGATGAAACGATATCCTATTTCATAAAATTCTTTGTGACCATTAATTTCATAGTTTATGAATTTTATTCCGGACCAGCCCAAAAACTCATTCGTTTCTTTTAGCACAACAGCCCAGCGGCCCGTTCCAAAATCCTTATACTGCTGCCGAATATTTTCGATTTGAGCAATACTTTGCTCAATAGTTGTTACAGGCTTTTTTCCAACAAAAAGATGCACATTCGGATTCGAATCCAATTCAAACATTCCATCAGCATCCGAAAGAAGTAATTCTCTTAAAATTAGACGTTTTGTTTCAATTGGTTCTTTCATACAAATTAATTTAAGATATAACGCTGCACCACCTCAGCAACTCCATCATTGTTATTTGAAGCTACGATTACATCTGCTCTGTCTCTTAATTCAGGTGTCACATTATCGACC
It encodes the following:
- a CDS encoding GNAT family N-acetyltransferase, whose protein sequence is MKEPIETKRLILRELLLSDADGMFELDSNPNVHLFVGKKPVTTIEQSIAQIENIRQQYKDFGTGRWAVVLKETNEFLGWSGIKFINYEINGHKEFYEIGYRFIEKHWGKGYATEAGKAFVDYAFNKMKVKALYAYADEGNEASRKALEKLGFRYVNSFEYEGELEVWYELKNPDL
- the mtaB gene encoding tRNA (N(6)-L-threonylcarbamoyladenosine(37)-C(2))-methylthiotransferase MtaB; translated protein: MENRKKVAFYTLGCKLNFSETSTIARNFNDEGFDRVDFEEIADIYVINTCSVTENADKQFKQVVKKAMKLNEKAFVAAVGCYAQLKPEELAAVDGVDLVLGATEKFKITDYIHDLSKNDMGEVHSCEIAEADFYVGSYSIGDRTRAFLKVQDGCDYKCTYCTIPLARGISRSDALENVLKNAKEISAQDIKEIVLTGVNIGDYGKGEFGNKKHEHTFLDLVQALDKVDGIERLRISSIEPNLLKNETIDFVSKSRTFVPHFHIPLQSGSNDILKLMKRRYLREVYTERVHKIREVMPHACIGVDVIVGFPGETDEHFLETYHFLNEMDISYLHVFTYSERDNTEAANMPGIVPANVRAKRSKMLRGLSVKKRRAFYESQLGSNRTVLFEGENKEGYIHGFTENYVKVKTPWNPELVNTLQEINLTKIDEDGSVRLEFLNKLTEA